The Geomonas ferrireducens DNA segment CGAGATGATCAAGGCGATCCAGGGGGGGACGCGCGGCGCCATCGCCGCCATCGAGGAAGGGGTTGCCGAGGTGGGAAAAGGGGCGGAGTATTCGGCGCGATCGGGCGAGGCGTTGGAGGAAATCCTGGCCCAGGTGGGCGTGGTGAGCGATCAGATCAACCAGATCACCACGGCTGCCCAGCAGCAGACCTCCACCACCGACGAGATAACCCGCAGCATCCAGAGGATCACCGACGTGGTGCAGCAGACGGCCCATGGCGTCACCGAAACCGCCGCCGCGGCGTCCACACTCTCCCATCAGTCGGAAGAACTGCAGCGCCTGGTGCGCCAGTTCAGGCTTTAAAGCCGGCCGCAGGCGGCCCTTTGCGGGCTTCGGAACGCTAGCCCGTACGCCTGACGACCTTTGAGAGTCAGGGCCGCAGCGCTCTTTCGATGGCCTCCTTCAAGCATCTGCTTGGTGAGGTCGGCCGCTCGTTGCGCGGATCTCGCAAAAAAAAGCCGCCCGAGTGGGGCGGCTTTTGCCAAAACAAGCGCGGTGCGTCAGGCCCGCACCCTGCGCCGGCCGTAGACGGCAAGTCCCAGGAAGCCGACTCCAAGCAGCAGGAAGGTGCCCGGTTCCGGCACTGGGGCCAGTTCCGCATCGAAGCTGGTGCTGGCGTGACCGGTATGGGTGATTTCCAGCGCCTGGGTCAGGGAGTAGGGAACGTCGAGGCCCAGTGCGGAAGCGGTGTTGACGTCGCTGAAGGCGAGGCCGCTGTACAGTTCCTCGGTCAAAACCGTGCTCATGGCAAAGGCGGTGTTGGCGGCGTCGAAATAGGTGCTGTACTTGACCGTTCCTCCCGTGGTCCCGCCGATGGCGGCCTGGAAGCTGGAAGCTGCGCCGGTAAAGCCGGTGTCGGTGAGGTAGATGTAGAGCTTGCTGGTGCCGCTCGAGCCGCTCGTCACGTCGACCGAGTTCAGCTCCAGCCACGGGGAGTCCAGGCTCCCGAGGATAGGGTAGGAAAGCCCGGTGCTCACGTTGGTGGTGAAGGCACCGATGCTGCCGATGTAGGTGACGGCGCCTGCCGCGGGGTTAACGTCCCCCACCCCGTTGTCCCCAATGGTGACGGTATTGACGCCGCCGTCCGTCAGTCTTATGGATAGTGCGTTTGCAGATGTGGTCATCAGCGTCAGGGTGAGCATGATGACCGCCAATCCTCCTCTTCTCATGCGCATGG contains these protein-coding regions:
- a CDS encoding PEP-CTERM sorting domain-containing protein; protein product: MRMRRGGLAVIMLTLTLMTTSANALSIRLTDGGVNTVTIGDNGVGDVNPAAGAVTYIGSIGAFTTNVSTGLSYPILGSLDSPWLELNSVDVTSGSSGTSKLYIYLTDTGFTGAASSFQAAIGGTTGGTVKYSTYFDAANTAFAMSTVLTEELYSGLAFSDVNTASALGLDVPYSLTQALEITHTGHASTSFDAELAPVPEPGTFLLLGVGFLGLAVYGRRRVRA